From Alienimonas californiensis, a single genomic window includes:
- a CDS encoding AAA family ATPase yields MTEPDVTFAPAASDGSDLGEGDEARAARLVEICAAVREQVGKVVVGQNEVVEQLLIAILARGHCLLEGVPGLAKTLTVRSLAQAMHLEFRRIQFTPDLMPADITGTDLIQEDRNTGARDLVFDRGPIFTQMLLADEINRTPPKTQAALLEAMQEHEVTVGGTTYRLEEPFFVLATQNPIEQEGTYPLPEAQRDRFLFNVIVDYPSREEEGDILDRTTSTMAAEIEPVVSGEEIIACQSTVRRVPLPDNVKTLVLDLVRSARPKDPAAAPWVREMIDWGPGPRACQQLVLAGKARALLRGRHHVSREDVLALAAPVLRHRIVPTFNAEAEGVTVDDLVHRLIEALPGGAGKPKRMLPRKPARVA; encoded by the coding sequence ATGACCGAACCTGACGTCACCTTCGCCCCGGCCGCATCGGACGGCTCCGACCTCGGCGAGGGCGACGAGGCCCGCGCCGCCCGGTTGGTCGAGATTTGCGCCGCCGTGCGGGAACAGGTCGGCAAGGTCGTCGTCGGGCAGAACGAGGTCGTGGAGCAACTGCTCATCGCCATCCTCGCCCGCGGGCATTGCCTGCTGGAGGGCGTCCCCGGGCTGGCGAAGACCCTCACCGTGCGGTCGCTGGCCCAGGCGATGCACCTGGAGTTCCGCCGGATTCAGTTCACCCCGGACCTGATGCCCGCGGACATCACCGGGACCGACCTGATCCAGGAGGACCGCAACACCGGCGCCCGCGATCTGGTGTTCGACCGCGGCCCGATCTTCACCCAGATGCTGCTGGCGGACGAGATCAACCGCACCCCGCCCAAGACCCAGGCGGCTCTGCTGGAAGCGATGCAGGAACACGAGGTGACCGTCGGCGGCACCACCTACCGTTTGGAAGAGCCGTTCTTCGTGCTCGCCACGCAGAACCCGATCGAGCAGGAGGGCACCTACCCCCTGCCCGAGGCCCAGCGGGACCGATTTCTGTTCAACGTGATCGTGGACTACCCCAGCCGCGAAGAAGAGGGGGACATCCTCGACCGGACCACCAGCACGATGGCGGCGGAGATCGAGCCGGTGGTCAGCGGCGAGGAGATCATCGCCTGCCAGAGCACCGTCCGCCGGGTGCCGCTGCCGGACAACGTGAAGACCCTCGTGCTGGACCTGGTGCGGTCCGCCCGGCCGAAGGACCCCGCCGCCGCCCCGTGGGTGCGGGAGATGATCGACTGGGGCCCCGGCCCGCGGGCCTGCCAGCAACTGGTGCTGGCCGGCAAAGCCCGGGCGCTGCTGCGGGGCCGGCACCACGTCTCCCGGGAGGACGTGCTGGCCCTCGCCGCCCCGGTGCTGCGACACCGCATCGTCCCGACCTTCAACGCCGAGGCCGAGGGCGTGACCGTGGACGACCTCGTCCATCGCCTGATCGAGGCCCTGCCCGGCGGCGCCGGCAAGCCGAAGCGGATGCTGCCCAGGAAGCCCGCCCGGGTCGCTTGA
- a CDS encoding DUF58 domain-containing protein: MADLLPANAPATLGNLHLLAKQVMEGFRSGLHKSPHKGFSVEFKEHRSYVQGDDPRTIDWKLYGKTDRLFIREHEQETNLRATLLVDCSGSMAYGGSRANGLTKHGYAVRCAAALSHLMIRQQDGCGLVTFDTKVRKFIPPRVRPKHLTAILTELAGSKTGGETDLGDVFHRMAAKLPRRGLLIIFSDLFGDVERLIPALAHLRHSGHEVVVFQILDPDELDFPFDRRTRFRNLEDHADHHTVDPVQVRRAYMERLHVFREELKNGCGRQRIGLVPLTTDRPYAEALGHYLAMRRRAR, translated from the coding sequence TTGGCCGACCTCCTCCCCGCCAACGCCCCGGCGACGCTGGGCAACCTCCACCTGCTCGCCAAGCAGGTGATGGAGGGGTTCCGCAGCGGCCTGCACAAGAGCCCCCACAAGGGCTTCAGCGTCGAGTTCAAGGAGCACCGCAGCTACGTCCAGGGCGACGATCCGCGGACGATCGACTGGAAGCTGTACGGCAAGACCGACCGGCTGTTCATCCGGGAGCACGAGCAGGAAACCAACCTGCGGGCCACGCTGCTGGTCGATTGCAGCGGCTCGATGGCCTACGGCGGGAGCCGGGCGAACGGGCTGACGAAGCACGGGTACGCCGTTCGCTGCGCCGCGGCGCTGTCCCACCTGATGATCCGCCAGCAGGACGGCTGCGGGCTGGTCACTTTCGACACCAAGGTCCGCAAGTTCATCCCCCCGCGGGTGCGGCCCAAACACCTCACCGCGATCCTGACGGAACTGGCGGGATCGAAAACCGGCGGGGAGACGGACCTCGGCGACGTCTTCCACCGCATGGCCGCCAAGCTGCCGCGGCGGGGGCTGCTCATCATCTTCAGCGATCTGTTCGGCGACGTGGAGCGGCTGATCCCCGCCCTGGCCCACCTGCGGCACAGCGGGCACGAGGTGGTCGTGTTCCAGATCCTCGACCCGGACGAACTCGACTTCCCCTTTGACCGCCGCACCCGCTTCCGCAACTTGGAAGATCACGCCGACCACCACACCGTCGATCCGGTTCAGGTGCGGCGGGCCTATATGGAACGGCTGCACGTCTTCCGCGAGGAACTGAAGAACGGCTGCGGCCGCCAGCGGATCGGGCTGGTCCCCCTGACCACGGACCGCCCCTACGCCGAGGCCCTCGGGCACTACCTCGCCATGCGGAGGCGGGCTCGATGA